The following are encoded in a window of Amycolatopsis lexingtonensis genomic DNA:
- a CDS encoding sensor histidine kinase: protein MEVPMIARRSSWTGGGVQERLRRLNLITTVPPLVIVGVLLLFLTARSWWHVVIQVAGLVAALATAERWTAGDYLRVARPSLVVASVVCLAGALTDDTAAFFGLSVVGSYLIPPLPRHRLAALGGLAALIAVLGATNALVHDDRFGWRLFQFAAVPAAAMLVSTAFMFVSQRFFDLIAELEQSRDREAELAVSRERVRFASDLHDIQGHTLHVVKLKVALAEKLLDREPARAREELREVHDLVGETIDRTKELAYAQRRLNLSAELENAKNLFEAAGIHVRVERESEVDATAGELLGQVLRETTTNILRHAEARQVGITLTRRGIAIVNDGAPDTGPLELGGLAVLRQRLAEHGAELDVSHSGGRFRTAAAFPAP from the coding sequence GTGGAAGTGCCGATGATCGCGCGAAGGAGCTCCTGGACCGGCGGGGGCGTCCAGGAGCGGCTGCGCCGGCTGAACCTGATCACGACCGTGCCGCCGCTGGTGATCGTCGGCGTGCTGCTGCTGTTCCTGACCGCCCGGTCCTGGTGGCACGTCGTGATCCAGGTCGCCGGGCTGGTCGCGGCGCTGGCGACCGCCGAGCGCTGGACCGCGGGCGACTACCTGCGCGTCGCGCGCCCGAGCCTGGTCGTCGCCTCGGTGGTCTGCCTGGCCGGGGCGCTGACCGACGACACCGCCGCGTTCTTCGGCCTGTCCGTCGTGGGTTCGTACCTCATCCCGCCGCTGCCGCGCCACCGGCTCGCCGCGCTGGGCGGGCTGGCCGCCCTGATCGCGGTCCTGGGCGCGACGAACGCGCTCGTGCACGACGACCGGTTCGGCTGGCGGCTGTTCCAGTTCGCCGCCGTCCCCGCGGCCGCCATGCTGGTCTCGACCGCCTTCATGTTCGTCAGCCAGCGCTTCTTCGACCTGATCGCGGAGCTGGAACAGTCCCGCGACCGCGAAGCGGAGCTGGCCGTCAGCCGGGAGCGGGTGCGCTTCGCCAGTGACCTGCACGACATCCAGGGCCACACGCTGCACGTCGTCAAGCTGAAGGTGGCACTGGCCGAGAAGCTGCTGGACCGCGAACCCGCCCGGGCGCGCGAGGAACTGCGGGAGGTGCACGACCTGGTCGGCGAAACCATCGACCGGACCAAGGAACTCGCCTACGCCCAGCGGCGGCTCAACCTGTCCGCCGAGCTGGAGAACGCGAAGAACCTCTTCGAGGCCGCGGGCATCCACGTCCGCGTCGAGCGCGAGTCCGAAGTGGACGCCACCGCGGGCGAGCTGCTCGGCCAGGTCCTGCGCGAGACGACGACCAACATCCTGCGCCACGCCGAAGCCCGCCAGGTGGGGATCACGCTCACCCGCCGCGGGATCGCGATCGTCAACGACGGCGCACCGGACACCGGCCCGCTCGAACTCGGCGGGCTCGCGGTGCTCCGGCAGCGCCTCGCGGAGCACGGCGCCGAGCTGGACGTCTCGCACTCCGGCGGCCGCTTCCGCACCGCGGCGGCCTTCCCCGCGCCGTGA
- a CDS encoding ABC transporter ATP-binding protein has protein sequence MSTTPVIDVDRLTLAYGGFPAVKDLSFQVDRGELYALLGTNGAGKTSTLETVEGHRAPTSGAVRVFGKDPRDRAAVRPRMGIMLQESGFSADLTVRETVGLVGRLTERHDDVGRVLGVVDLTRKAGTKVGQLSGGEKRRLDFATAVYGTPELVFLDEPTTGLDIQSRDALWDAVDRLREDGATVVLTTHYLEEAQQRADRIGLMHQGAFHREGTVAELTRTLPSTIHFGLPAHAPSPPLLATRGVDGKYLVETFGLQKDLYTLLAWARDQAVELLDLQAGPTRLDDVFRAIENS, from the coding sequence ATGTCCACGACACCGGTCATCGACGTCGATCGCCTCACCCTCGCCTACGGCGGCTTCCCCGCCGTGAAAGACCTTTCGTTCCAAGTGGATCGCGGGGAGCTGTACGCCCTGCTCGGCACGAACGGCGCCGGCAAGACCTCGACCCTGGAGACGGTCGAAGGTCACCGCGCGCCGACCTCGGGGGCCGTGCGGGTGTTCGGCAAGGACCCCCGCGACCGCGCCGCCGTCCGCCCGCGGATGGGGATCATGCTGCAGGAGAGCGGGTTTTCCGCCGACCTGACCGTGCGCGAGACCGTCGGGCTGGTCGGGCGGCTCACCGAGCGGCACGACGACGTCGGGCGCGTGCTCGGCGTCGTCGACCTGACCCGCAAGGCGGGCACCAAGGTCGGGCAGCTCTCGGGCGGGGAGAAGCGGCGGCTCGACTTCGCCACCGCCGTCTACGGCACGCCCGAACTGGTCTTCCTCGACGAGCCCACCACCGGCCTCGACATCCAGTCGCGGGACGCGCTCTGGGACGCCGTCGACCGGCTGCGCGAGGACGGCGCCACCGTCGTGCTCACCACGCACTACCTCGAGGAAGCGCAGCAGCGCGCCGACCGCATCGGGCTCATGCACCAGGGTGCCTTCCACCGCGAGGGCACCGTCGCCGAGCTGACCAGGACGCTGCCGTCGACCATCCACTTCGGACTCCCGGCCCACGCGCCGTCGCCGCCACTGCTCGCCACGCGGGGCGTGGACGGCAAGTACCTCGTCGAGACCTTCGGCCTGCAAAAGGACCTGTACACGCTGCTGGCCTGGGCGCGGGACCAGGCCGTGGAGCTGCTCGACCTGCAGGCCGGGCCGACGCGGCTCGACGACGTCTTCCGCGCCATCGAGAACTCCTGA
- a CDS encoding ABC transporter permease, protein MLTIARGELLQLFRNRLVLVTALVLPAALSAFFIARHDVFAEVGSLGYIATLTLFFVLGIGLYTTAVTTLAARRQNLFLKRLRSTAASDAGILGGLLLPVTAIAVVQIAVLLAVLAVVTGQPANPLLLAAAVVATVVMMLALGLATAGLTNSPEHAQVTTLPISFGVIAVAGWVGLTGTGELTLLKRLLPGGSAAELVLDAWNGGRPVADSLVLFAPTLAWVFVAVVLATRLFRWEPRR, encoded by the coding sequence ATGCTGACGATCGCCCGCGGCGAGCTGCTCCAGCTTTTCCGGAACCGGCTCGTCCTCGTCACCGCGCTGGTCCTGCCGGCCGCGCTCAGCGCGTTCTTCATCGCCCGGCACGACGTGTTCGCCGAGGTGGGCAGCCTCGGCTACATCGCGACGCTGACGTTGTTCTTCGTGCTGGGCATCGGCCTCTACACCACCGCGGTGACGACGCTGGCCGCCCGCCGCCAGAACCTGTTCCTCAAGCGCCTGCGCTCGACCGCGGCGAGCGACGCCGGGATCCTCGGCGGGCTGCTGCTGCCGGTCACCGCGATCGCGGTGGTCCAGATCGCCGTGCTGCTCGCCGTGCTGGCTGTGGTCACCGGGCAGCCGGCGAACCCGCTCCTGCTGGCCGCCGCCGTCGTGGCCACCGTGGTGATGATGCTCGCGCTGGGCCTGGCCACGGCCGGGCTGACGAACTCGCCCGAACACGCCCAGGTGACCACGCTGCCGATCAGCTTCGGCGTGATCGCGGTGGCCGGCTGGGTCGGCCTCACCGGCACCGGGGAGCTCACGCTGCTCAAGCGCCTGCTGCCCGGCGGCTCGGCGGCCGAGCTGGTGCTCGACGCGTGGAACGGCGGCCGCCCGGTCGCCGATTCACTCGTCCTCTTCGCCCCGACCCTCGCCTGGGTCTTCGTCGCGGTCGTGCTGGCGACGCGGCTCTTCCGCTGGGAACCGCGCCGCTGA
- a CDS encoding alpha/beta hydrolase — protein MRKTLLAVAIAVAGATTVVPAASAAPATLDWGPCPAGAFPTPDLQCTTMKVPLDYRDPGGRTIDIAVSRLPSKNPAKRRGVLLTNPGGPGGGGLDYPQLLKLVRMPQDVLDSYDIIGFDPRGVAHSTPVTCDLKPEQIAVGNLPYANGPADVVKQAALAKQEAKQCAEAKTGSLLPYVTTANTARDMDRIRAALGEAKVSYLGASYGTYLGAVYTTLFPERSDRFVLDSSLGPGGYDIDAMHGFARGMEDRFPDFAKFAAAHPEYGLGTTPARVTAKFHELAARLDRAPVEGVDGSVFRGLTFEGLYSTDLAPLAVNWQALDQGRPPAPPVEPVTGVENLLASRFAVICGDSAWPRSIASYQVDVAVARVRYPLIGAGAANIAACAYWAPPAEPRVRITGHGPANVLMVQNQRDPGTPLSGARKLRAAFGERARMITIDQGGHGAYLFTPSKCGNSLVTAFLVSGQRPADTFCAAGS, from the coding sequence ATGCGCAAAACCTTGCTGGCCGTCGCGATCGCCGTGGCCGGCGCGACGACCGTCGTCCCCGCGGCGTCCGCCGCACCGGCCACCCTGGACTGGGGACCGTGCCCGGCCGGGGCGTTCCCGACGCCGGATCTGCAGTGCACGACCATGAAGGTCCCGCTGGACTACCGGGATCCGGGCGGGCGCACGATCGACATCGCGGTGTCGCGCCTGCCGAGCAAGAACCCGGCGAAGCGACGGGGCGTGCTGCTGACCAACCCGGGCGGTCCCGGCGGCGGTGGCCTGGACTACCCGCAGCTGCTGAAGCTCGTGCGGATGCCGCAGGACGTGCTCGACTCCTACGACATCATCGGGTTCGACCCGCGCGGGGTCGCGCACAGCACGCCGGTGACGTGCGACCTGAAGCCGGAGCAGATCGCCGTCGGGAACCTGCCGTACGCGAACGGCCCGGCCGACGTCGTGAAGCAGGCCGCGCTGGCCAAGCAGGAAGCCAAGCAGTGCGCCGAGGCGAAGACCGGGTCGCTGCTGCCGTACGTCACCACGGCGAACACCGCGCGGGACATGGACCGCATCCGCGCGGCACTCGGGGAAGCGAAGGTCTCGTACCTCGGCGCGTCCTACGGCACGTACCTCGGCGCGGTGTACACGACGCTGTTCCCCGAGCGCAGCGACCGGTTCGTGCTGGACAGCAGCCTCGGGCCGGGCGGCTACGACATCGACGCGATGCACGGCTTCGCCCGGGGCATGGAGGACCGGTTCCCGGACTTCGCGAAGTTCGCCGCGGCGCACCCGGAGTACGGCCTCGGCACCACGCCGGCGCGGGTGACGGCCAAGTTCCACGAGCTGGCGGCGCGGCTGGACCGCGCGCCGGTCGAGGGCGTCGACGGCTCGGTCTTCCGCGGCCTGACGTTCGAAGGCCTGTACTCGACGGACCTGGCCCCCTTGGCCGTGAACTGGCAGGCGCTCGACCAGGGCCGGCCCCCGGCGCCGCCGGTGGAACCGGTGACCGGCGTGGAAAACCTGCTGGCGTCCCGGTTCGCGGTGATCTGCGGGGACTCGGCGTGGCCGCGGTCGATCGCGAGCTACCAGGTGGACGTGGCCGTCGCCCGGGTCCGCTACCCGCTGATCGGCGCGGGCGCGGCGAACATCGCGGCGTGCGCGTACTGGGCCCCGCCGGCCGAGCCGCGGGTGCGGATCACCGGCCACGGCCCGGCGAACGTGCTGATGGTGCAGAACCAGCGTGACCCGGGCACGCCGTTGTCGGGCGCCCGCAAGCTGCGCGCGGCGTTCGGCGAGCGTGCCCGGATGATCACGATCGACCAGGGCGGGCACGGGGCCTACCTGTTCACGCCGAGCAAGTGCGGGAACTCGCTCGTGACCGCGTTCCTGGTGAGCGGGCAGCGGCCGGCCGACACGTTCTGCGCCGCGGGAAGCTGA
- a CDS encoding TIM-barrel domain-containing protein — protein sequence MSRLAQSLTCLAAVAALGLAPSAAYADSPSGRLGDLTGIAADGPVVTLKSGAAAVRVSFPAEGAVRIWLAPDGTFTDPAGDKIVRPKSTTPATPQRVDKGAYWAISTPKATLRAYKHPLTFALYDGADRTRRWAESAPLSWTGTTTTQTLARTAAEQFVGGGEQNGRFSHRDQTIKIFADDNWNDGGAPNSQPFYASTAGYGVLRNTFAPGSYSFTDPVQTTHDERRFDATYVVGNGLKDVVSGYTDLVGKPFLPPIYGLETGDSDCYLHNANRGERHTLDAVKIAEGYTRSGMPNGWMLVNDGYGCGYENLQQTGEGLRKNNMQLGLWTEDGVPNQAEEVKAGVRVRKLDVAWVGPGYQFALDACDTAYKGIEDNSDARGFVWQPVSWAGAQRCGVLWSGDQAGSYDYIKWQIPTYAGATTSGIAYNTGDIDGIFGGSPQTYVRDLQWKTFLPAAMTMDGWASSDKQPWRQGEPYTSINRKYLLLKERLLPYTYSYSAQAHQTGVGQVRPLALEYPDDPNVWTDKAKYEFLSGTDFLVAPVYEKANVRNGIYLPKGTWVDYWSGKTYTGPTTVDGYDAPLDTLPLFVRAGAVVPMWAEGTKSWQTRDKGELDLDVYPQGHGSFTLTEDDGVTRGYQRGEQAKQTFTVDAPKSGPGTVTVGIGASTGTYPGKPAARNYLLTVHTGSKPGVVQAGTSVLRQYGSKAELDQASSGWWYDPAGKGVVRVKTGQLGAGDRQDVRLSGTSAVGGIFPEDDNGSVALTVPPVAAPGQAVTGTLGFTNGTPLPVQDVRLSLRGNGFRADVPATPKLVLPGQTVKVPVKLTPDAGLKPADYQVTATASYQARLGAHQVTDSATVTVPYASLAAAYGNVGVTDAAHVTAGDLDGGGSSFRAEGLAEAGLKPGAAFTANGATLTWPDAGSGKADNAVAAGQTIAVRGTGTKLVFAGTGTGTAKGTVFVQYADGSTSQADVGVPNWCCADPAQYGATTVATVLGKNTRTGPAYPTTPYRVFANSVPLTAGKEVVAVTLPSNSALHVFATGIA from the coding sequence ATGAGCAGACTTGCGCAATCGCTCACTTGTCTCGCCGCAGTCGCCGCCCTCGGGCTGGCGCCCAGCGCGGCGTACGCGGACTCGCCGTCGGGCCGCCTCGGCGACCTGACCGGCATCGCCGCCGACGGGCCGGTGGTCACGCTGAAGTCGGGAGCCGCGGCGGTGCGCGTGAGCTTCCCGGCCGAAGGCGCCGTCCGGATCTGGCTCGCCCCCGACGGGACGTTCACCGACCCGGCGGGGGACAAGATCGTCCGGCCGAAGTCCACGACCCCGGCGACGCCCCAGCGCGTCGACAAGGGCGCCTATTGGGCCATTTCGACGCCCAAGGCGACGCTGCGGGCCTACAAGCACCCGCTGACGTTCGCCCTCTACGACGGCGCCGACCGCACGCGGCGCTGGGCCGAGTCCGCGCCGCTGTCCTGGACCGGCACCACGACCACTCAGACCCTGGCCCGCACCGCGGCCGAGCAGTTCGTCGGCGGCGGCGAGCAGAACGGCCGGTTCAGCCACCGCGACCAGACCATCAAGATCTTCGCCGACGACAACTGGAACGACGGCGGCGCGCCCAACTCGCAGCCGTTCTACGCCTCGACGGCGGGCTACGGCGTGCTGCGCAACACCTTCGCGCCCGGCAGCTACTCCTTCACCGACCCGGTGCAGACCACGCACGACGAACGCCGCTTCGACGCCACCTACGTCGTCGGCAACGGACTGAAGGACGTCGTCTCCGGCTACACCGACCTCGTCGGAAAGCCGTTCCTGCCGCCCATCTACGGCCTCGAAACCGGGGATTCCGACTGCTACCTGCACAACGCGAACCGCGGGGAGCGGCACACGCTCGACGCGGTGAAGATCGCCGAGGGGTACACGCGCAGCGGCATGCCGAACGGCTGGATGCTGGTCAACGACGGCTACGGCTGCGGCTACGAAAACCTGCAGCAGACCGGGGAAGGCCTGCGCAAGAACAACATGCAGCTGGGCCTCTGGACCGAGGACGGCGTGCCGAACCAGGCCGAGGAGGTCAAGGCCGGCGTGCGCGTGCGCAAGCTGGACGTCGCCTGGGTCGGCCCGGGCTACCAGTTCGCGCTCGACGCCTGCGACACCGCCTACAAGGGCATCGAGGACAACAGCGACGCCCGCGGGTTCGTCTGGCAGCCGGTGAGCTGGGCCGGCGCGCAGCGCTGCGGCGTGCTGTGGAGCGGCGACCAGGCCGGGTCCTACGACTACATCAAGTGGCAGATCCCGACGTACGCGGGCGCGACGACGTCCGGCATCGCCTACAACACCGGCGACATCGACGGCATCTTCGGCGGCAGCCCGCAGACCTACGTCCGCGACCTGCAGTGGAAGACCTTCCTGCCGGCGGCGATGACGATGGACGGCTGGGCGTCGTCGGACAAGCAGCCGTGGCGCCAGGGCGAGCCCTACACCTCGATCAACCGCAAGTACCTGCTGCTCAAGGAACGGCTGCTGCCCTACACCTACAGCTATTCGGCGCAGGCGCACCAGACCGGCGTCGGCCAGGTCCGGCCGCTGGCGCTGGAATACCCGGACGACCCGAACGTGTGGACCGACAAGGCGAAGTACGAGTTCCTGTCCGGCACGGACTTCCTCGTCGCGCCGGTCTACGAGAAGGCGAACGTGCGCAACGGCATCTACCTGCCGAAGGGCACGTGGGTGGACTACTGGAGCGGCAAGACCTACACCGGTCCCACCACAGTGGACGGTTACGACGCCCCGCTGGACACGCTGCCGCTGTTCGTCCGCGCCGGGGCCGTCGTCCCGATGTGGGCCGAGGGCACGAAGTCGTGGCAGACCCGCGACAAGGGCGAACTCGACCTCGACGTCTACCCGCAGGGTCACGGGAGCTTCACCCTCACCGAGGACGACGGCGTGACCCGCGGCTACCAGCGCGGTGAGCAGGCGAAGCAGACGTTCACCGTCGACGCGCCGAAGTCCGGCCCGGGCACGGTGACCGTCGGGATCGGCGCGAGCACCGGCACCTACCCGGGGAAGCCGGCCGCGCGAAACTACCTGCTGACCGTCCACACGGGATCGAAGCCCGGCGTGGTCCAGGCCGGCACCTCGGTGCTGCGCCAGTACGGCAGCAAGGCCGAACTCGACCAGGCGTCGTCGGGCTGGTGGTACGACCCCGCGGGCAAGGGTGTCGTGCGCGTCAAGACCGGGCAGCTCGGCGCCGGCGACCGGCAGGACGTCCGCCTGTCCGGCACCAGCGCGGTCGGCGGCATCTTCCCCGAGGACGACAACGGCTCGGTCGCGCTGACCGTGCCGCCGGTGGCCGCGCCGGGCCAGGCCGTGACCGGCACGCTCGGGTTCACCAACGGCACCCCGCTGCCGGTCCAGGACGTGCGGCTTTCTCTGCGGGGCAACGGCTTCCGGGCCGACGTCCCGGCCACGCCGAAGCTCGTCCTGCCCGGTCAGACGGTGAAGGTTCCGGTGAAACTGACCCCGGACGCCGGGCTCAAGCCGGCCGACTATCAGGTCACGGCCACCGCGTCCTACCAAGCCCGGCTGGGGGCGCACCAGGTGACCGACTCGGCAACCGTCACCGTCCCGTACGCCTCGCTGGCCGCGGCGTACGGGAACGTCGGGGTCACGGACGCGGCGCACGTGACGGCGGGCGACCTCGACGGCGGCGGCAGCAGCTTCCGCGCGGAGGGCCTGGCGGAAGCGGGCCTCAAGCCGGGCGCGGCGTTCACCGCGAACGGTGCCACGCTGACCTGGCCGGACGCGGGCAGCGGCAAGGCGGACAACGCCGTGGCCGCCGGCCAGACCATCGCCGTCCGGGGCACCGGCACCAAGCTGGTGTTCGCGGGCACCGGTACGGGGACGGCCAAGGGCACGGTGTTCGTCCAGTACGCGGACGGCAGCACGAGCCAGGCCGACGTCGGCGTCCCGAACTGGTGCTGCGCCGACCCGGCCCAGTACGGCGCGACCACCGTCGCGACGGTGCTGGGCAAGAACACCCGCACCGGCCCGGCGTACCCGACGACGCCGTACCGGGTGTTCGCGAACTCCGTCCCGCTGACCGCGGGCAAGGAGGTGGTGGCGGTGACGCTGCCGTCGAACTCGGCCCTGCACGTGTTCGCCACCGGCATCGCGTGA
- a CDS encoding DeoR/GlpR family DNA-binding transcription regulator, with protein sequence MARHERLSTLLDMLGQREKIDVEDVAAELDVSAATIRRDLDHLAEQQLLTRTRGGAVANDLAYDLPLRYKTARHVPEKQRISTAAAAFAAKGMVVGLNGGTTTAGVARALAIRPDLSGRGDAPGLTVVTNALNIAHELAVRPNVKIVVTGGVARPQSFELSGPLATRVLSELTIDLLFLGVDAFDPDAGAFAHHEGEASINRLMVERAERVVAVADGSKLGRRAFARICETTQVHALVTDTDADPDALRAFEAAGVAVQAV encoded by the coding sequence ATGGCCCGGCACGAACGCTTGAGCACCCTGCTGGACATGCTGGGGCAGCGGGAAAAAATCGACGTCGAGGACGTGGCCGCGGAGCTCGACGTCTCCGCCGCCACGATCCGCCGCGACCTCGACCACCTGGCCGAACAGCAGCTGCTCACGCGGACGCGAGGCGGCGCGGTCGCCAACGACCTCGCCTACGACCTGCCGCTGCGCTACAAGACCGCGCGGCACGTGCCGGAGAAGCAGCGGATCAGCACCGCCGCGGCCGCGTTCGCCGCGAAGGGCATGGTGGTCGGCCTGAACGGCGGCACCACGACCGCCGGAGTCGCGCGGGCACTGGCGATCCGCCCCGACCTGTCCGGCCGCGGCGACGCACCGGGCCTCACCGTCGTCACGAACGCGCTGAACATCGCGCACGAGCTCGCGGTCCGCCCGAACGTGAAGATCGTGGTCACCGGCGGCGTCGCGCGGCCGCAGTCGTTCGAGCTGAGCGGCCCGCTGGCCACGCGGGTCCTCAGTGAACTGACGATCGACCTGCTGTTCCTCGGCGTCGACGCGTTCGACCCGGACGCGGGCGCGTTCGCCCACCACGAGGGCGAGGCCAGCATCAACCGCCTGATGGTCGAGCGCGCCGAGCGCGTGGTCGCGGTGGCGGACGGTTCGAAGCTGGGCCGCCGCGCGTTCGCGCGCATCTGCGAGACGACGCAGGTGCACGCGCTGGTCACGGACACCGACGCCGACCCGGACGCCCTCCGCGCGTTCGAAGCCGCCGGAGTCGCGGTCCAAGCCGTCTGA
- a CDS encoding DUF5107 domain-containing protein, protein MTELRRTSITLPAAELGPENPLPPLVKPEAVASVSNVDELPADLAAGLAYGRLDTVLPYRLQDGYTRERAVRELPALVLENDLLRATILPSLGGRLWSLVHQPSGRELLYRNPVFQPANLALRDAWFAGGVEWNLGSTGHTALTCAPMFAAEVEGPDGTPVLRLWEWERTRDLPYQLDFWLPEGSEHLFVGVRIRNPHSHDVPVYWWSNTAVPQTASTRVLVPADQAWHYGYSGRLDLVDVPGELTYPARAGAAADYFFEVASERPWIAAVDETGTGLGQASTARLRGRKLFLWGESAGGRHWQEWLAPGAETGYLEIQAGLARTQLEHLRLPPGEEWDWLEAYGPVTADPAAVHGEDWGAATDAVAGLPSAAVLDARHRAWRGIADTEPGGLLATGSGWGALETQRMVACLPGTPFPKETLGPEQQPWLDLLDGEVPDADPRAAPPATLVNRYWADLLEHTGDTWLTWYHRGVARWAAGDREAAREAWRASVAAEENAWALRNLAVAAPDAGESARLFLRARELAPDVRPLLVEAVSAQLAAGHAPVSLLPGRADGRLALLTALTRLALGDRAGAKAVFDAGFEIANIREGETSLSDTWKALSADPMPPEYDFRMK, encoded by the coding sequence ATGACCGAGCTTCGCCGCACGTCGATCACGCTGCCCGCGGCGGAGCTGGGTCCGGAGAACCCGCTGCCGCCGCTGGTGAAGCCGGAAGCCGTGGCGTCGGTGTCCAATGTGGACGAGCTGCCCGCCGACCTGGCCGCCGGGCTGGCGTACGGGCGGCTCGACACCGTGCTGCCGTACCGGCTTCAAGACGGCTACACGCGCGAACGCGCTGTCCGGGAGCTGCCCGCGCTGGTGCTGGAGAACGACCTGCTGCGTGCGACGATCCTGCCGTCGCTCGGCGGGCGGCTCTGGTCGTTGGTGCACCAGCCGTCCGGGCGCGAGCTGCTGTACCGCAACCCGGTGTTCCAGCCCGCGAACCTCGCGCTGCGGGACGCGTGGTTCGCCGGTGGCGTCGAGTGGAACCTGGGCAGCACCGGGCACACGGCGCTGACCTGCGCGCCGATGTTCGCGGCCGAGGTCGAGGGCCCGGACGGGACACCTGTGCTGCGGCTGTGGGAGTGGGAGCGCACCCGGGACCTGCCGTACCAGCTGGACTTCTGGCTGCCCGAAGGTTCGGAACACCTGTTCGTCGGGGTGCGGATCCGCAACCCGCACTCCCATGACGTCCCGGTCTACTGGTGGTCGAACACCGCCGTGCCGCAGACGGCGTCGACGCGGGTGCTCGTGCCCGCGGACCAGGCTTGGCACTACGGCTATTCGGGCCGGCTGGACCTCGTCGACGTGCCCGGTGAGCTGACCTACCCGGCGCGCGCGGGCGCGGCCGCCGACTACTTCTTCGAGGTGGCTTCGGAGCGCCCGTGGATCGCGGCGGTCGACGAGACGGGTACCGGTCTCGGCCAGGCCTCGACGGCCCGCCTGCGTGGCCGGAAACTGTTCCTGTGGGGCGAATCCGCGGGCGGCAGGCACTGGCAGGAGTGGCTCGCGCCGGGCGCGGAGACGGGCTACCTGGAGATCCAGGCGGGCCTGGCCCGCACGCAGCTGGAGCACCTGCGCCTCCCGCCGGGCGAAGAATGGGACTGGCTGGAGGCGTACGGCCCGGTGACGGCGGACCCGGCCGCGGTGCACGGCGAGGACTGGGGGGCCGCCACGGACGCGGTCGCGGGCTTGCCGTCCGCGGCCGTGCTCGACGCGCGCCACCGGGCGTGGCGGGGGATCGCGGACACCGAGCCGGGCGGGCTGCTGGCCACCGGTTCGGGCTGGGGCGCGCTGGAAACCCAGCGCATGGTGGCGTGCCTGCCGGGCACGCCGTTCCCGAAGGAGACGCTGGGGCCGGAGCAGCAGCCGTGGCTGGACCTCCTGGACGGCGAGGTGCCGGATGCGGACCCGCGCGCCGCGCCGCCCGCGACCCTGGTCAACCGCTACTGGGCCGACCTGCTCGAGCACACCGGGGACACCTGGCTGACGTGGTACCACCGCGGTGTCGCCCGGTGGGCGGCCGGTGACCGGGAAGCGGCGCGGGAAGCGTGGCGTGCTTCGGTGGCGGCGGAGGAGAACGCGTGGGCGTTGCGCAACCTCGCCGTCGCCGCCCCGGACGCCGGGGAGTCGGCGAGGCTGTTCCTGCGTGCCCGGGAACTGGCGCCGGACGTGCGGCCGCTGCTCGTCGAAGCGGTTTCGGCACAGCTGGCGGCCGGGCACGCCCCGGTTTCCCTGCTGCCCGGGCGAGCCGACGGCCGGCTCGCGTTGCTGACCGCGCTCACCCGGCTCGCGCTGGGGGACCGCGCGGGCGCGAAGGCCGTGTTCGACGCGGGGTTCGAGATCGCGAACATCCGCGAAGGCGAGACATCCCTTTCGGACACCTGGAAAGCGCTCTCGGCGGACCCGATGCCGCCGGAGTACGACTTCCGGATGAAGTAG